A single window of Pseudophryne corroboree isolate aPseCor3 chromosome 5, aPseCor3.hap2, whole genome shotgun sequence DNA harbors:
- the ARC gene encoding activity-regulated cytoskeleton-associated protein — MAASLALNGIAAPALSVPEQTVALQIGTCSPAEMLDRVRKTQVYILSGVSRQVENELKGFKRSVQRLSSNINDQSPVVGIQRWKRSIKACLLRCQGTLVNLERWVKREMNSWRGVFSRFEKMVSKDNLCRTCQMEEKHRRSFYGEKSDKEKEAEASQEIVDPYAPSPPLSPPPPPPPLPAQTCHPHHWVVISVDLLSSPEFDAKMSEDPREFLVNLEKYFKRSGWNEKIWLSQVDNHLKGAAKKWWEYRQETVESWHDFKVAFLQYCERILVREAIKRDLDLPQRRWEPLEQFVWKKRALYHRLYAEANEEEMIRYIISTLHPEIRRFLKPPFPKTMDQLVQMGKEIQFDFEQSEMQTLKASFSDEQISSKLNVIVTKDPYDSNNLKDPYDSNNIKDPYDTNNISDPYDSNNISDPYDSNNTSDPYDSNNIKDPYDSNNIKDPYDSTSICTEKTEFE; from the coding sequence ATGGCAGCAAGTTTGGCTCTCAATGGGATCGCAGCCCCAGCCCTCTCGGTTCCTGAACAAACTGTGGCTCTTCAAATTGGCACTTGCAGTCCAGCAGAGATGTTGGATCGGGTTAGAAAGACGCAGGTGTACATCCTGTCTGGGGTCTCCAGGCAGGTGGAGAATGAACTGAAAGGGTTCAAGAGGTCAGTGCAGAGGTTAAGTTCCAATATTAATGATCAGTCCCCGGTAGTTGGAATTCAGAGATGGAAACGCTCCATAAAGGCTTGTCTGTTGAGGTGCCAAGGCACCTTGGTCAACTTAGAGAGGTGGGTGAAGAGGGAGATGAACTCATGGAGAGGCGTGTTCTCTCGTTTTGAAAAAATGGTCAGCAAGGACAACTTGTGCAGGACATGTCAGATGGAGGAGAAGCATAGGAGGTCTTTTTATGGAGAGAAAAGTGATAAGGAGAAGGAGGCAGAAGCATCTCAGGAGATAGTTGACCCTTATGCCCCCAGCCCACCATTATCACCTCCACCACCCCCACCTCCCCTACCAGCCCAAACATGCCACCCACACCACTGGGTGGTGATCTCCGTTGACCTTCTCTCATCGCCCGAGTTCGATGCCAAAATGTCAGAGGATCCCCGTGAGTTCCTGGTGAATCTAGAGAAGTACTTTAAGCGCAGTGGGTGGAATGAGAAAATTTGGTTGTCACAAGTAGACAACCATTTGAAGGGCGCAGCCAAAAAGTGGTGGGAGTATAGACAGGAGACAGTAGAAAGTTGGCATGATTTCAAGGTGGCTTTCCTGCAGTACTGTGAAAGGATTTTGGTCAGAGAGGCCATCAAGAGGGACTTAGATCTTCCCCAGAGGCGCTGGGAACCACTAGAGCAGTTTGTATGGAAGAAAAGAGCCCTGTATCACAGGCTTTATGCAGAAGCCAATGAGGAAGAGATGATCCGATACATCATTAGCACTCTGCATCCTGAGATCAGGCGTTTCCTGAAGCCCCCTTTCCCCAAAACCATGGATCAGCTAGTGCAGATGGGAAAAGAAATCCAGTTTGACTTTGAGCAGTCGGAGATGCAGACTCTGAAAGCCTCTTTCTCCGATGAGCAAATTAGCAGCAAACTCAATGTCATTGTCACAAAAGACCCTTACGACAGCAACAACTTAAAAGACCCTTACGACAGCAATAACATTAAAGACCCTTACGACACCAATAACATTAGTGACCCTTACGACAGCAATAACATTAGTGACCCTTACGACAGCAACAACACTAGTGACCCTTACGACAGCAATAACATTAAAGACCCTTACGACAGCAATAACATTAAAGACCCTTACGACAGCACCAGCATTTGCACAGAGAAAACCGAATTTGAGTAG